In Nocardioides marinus, one DNA window encodes the following:
- a CDS encoding carbohydrate kinase family protein, which translates to MSTTISVVGVHVLDTHVIGVESIPSGSDGQLVETIRMSAAGTAGGTGLVLARLGADVSSFGAVGDDMTAVTLLALLAEEGVDVTGLVRKGEHQTSSSVIPVRPSGERPAWHCIGANGAFTLEDLDPAAHLADHVHLGGPEFLGGAAAGELLAAARSAGATTSVDLLAPGDPDMLAWIADALPHTDYLLPNDEQVLGFTGAADLADGARALVDAGAGCVAVTRGARGALVVTRDEVIEVPAYAVDVVDTTGCGDAFSAGFLLGRAQGRSLADSAALGCATAAQVAGGLGTDAGVYDLASVEAFMAVTPTR; encoded by the coding sequence ATGAGCACCACCATCAGCGTCGTCGGGGTGCACGTCCTCGACACCCACGTCATCGGGGTCGAGTCGATCCCCTCCGGTTCCGACGGGCAGCTCGTCGAGACCATCCGGATGTCGGCCGCGGGCACCGCCGGCGGCACGGGGCTCGTGCTGGCCCGGCTCGGCGCCGACGTGTCCTCCTTCGGCGCCGTGGGGGACGACATGACCGCCGTGACCCTGCTCGCGCTGCTGGCCGAGGAGGGCGTCGACGTCACCGGGCTGGTCCGCAAGGGCGAGCACCAGACGTCGTCGTCGGTCATCCCCGTGCGGCCCTCGGGCGAGCGCCCGGCCTGGCACTGCATCGGCGCCAACGGTGCCTTCACCCTCGAGGACCTCGACCCGGCCGCGCACCTCGCCGACCACGTCCACCTCGGGGGCCCGGAGTTCCTCGGTGGCGCCGCGGCCGGCGAGCTGCTGGCGGCCGCCCGCTCGGCGGGTGCCACGACGTCGGTCGACCTGCTGGCCCCCGGTGACCCCGACATGCTGGCGTGGATCGCCGACGCGCTGCCCCACACCGACTACCTGCTCCCCAACGACGAGCAGGTCCTCGGCTTCACCGGCGCCGCGGACCTCGCCGACGGCGCCCGGGCCCTGGTCGACGCCGGGGCCGGGTGCGTCGCGGTCACCCGGGGCGCCCGCGGTGCCCTGGTCGTCACCCGCGACGAGGTGATCGAGGTCCCCGCCTACGCCGTCGACGTGGTCGACACCACCGGCTGCGGCGACGCCTTCTCGGCCGGCTTCCTGCTCGGCCGGGCGCAAGGCCGCTCGCTGGCCGACTCCGCCGCGCTCGGCTGCGCCACCGCCGCTCAGGTGGCCGGCGGGCTCGGCACCGATGCCGGGGTCTACGACCTCGCGTCGGTCGAGGCGTTCATGGCGGTCACGCCGACGCGCTGA
- a CDS encoding TetR/AcrR family transcriptional regulator, with protein MPVERAETQVAVPSARSAAPSNEAAPDAVTGAVRRVPSQQRSRKRVEAILDAAERLVLADGVEALTTRAIATEAAVPVASLYQYFGDKEAVLLALAGRDMEEMDAQVAEDLAALEVLSVAGVVRAAMQAFVTVYRRRPAFVEIYLRGRTNVAVARFGRAHNVRVAEALRSFGIERGLCREDLTLDAATLAVEVGDRVFQLAYEDRPEGDPALVEEGITMMTAYLERYATDAGLEGVPA; from the coding sequence ATGCCCGTGGAACGTGCTGAGACGCAGGTCGCGGTGCCGTCTGCGCGCTCGGCTGCCCCGTCCAACGAGGCCGCCCCCGACGCGGTCACGGGCGCCGTACGCCGCGTGCCCAGCCAGCAGCGCAGCCGCAAGCGCGTCGAGGCGATCCTCGACGCCGCCGAGCGGCTGGTCCTGGCCGACGGGGTGGAGGCCCTCACCACCCGCGCCATCGCGACCGAGGCCGCGGTGCCGGTGGCCTCGCTGTACCAGTACTTCGGGGACAAGGAGGCGGTCCTCCTCGCGCTCGCCGGGCGCGACATGGAGGAGATGGACGCCCAGGTCGCCGAGGACCTCGCCGCGCTGGAGGTGCTCAGCGTCGCCGGTGTCGTGCGCGCGGCGATGCAGGCGTTCGTGACCGTCTACCGCCGCCGCCCCGCCTTCGTGGAGATCTACCTGCGGGGCCGCACCAACGTCGCCGTGGCGCGCTTCGGCCGCGCCCACAACGTGCGGGTCGCCGAGGCGCTGCGCAGCTTCGGCATCGAGCGAGGCCTGTGCCGCGAGGACCTCACCCTCGACGCGGCGACGCTGGCCGTCGAGGTCGGCGACCGCGTCTTCCAGCTCGCCTACGAGGACCGGCCCGAGGGCGACCCCGCGCTGGTCGAGGAGGGCATCACCATGATGACGGCCTACCTCGAGCGCTACGCCACCGACGCAGGGCTCGAGGGGGTGCCCGCGTGA
- a CDS encoding pyridoxal phosphate-dependent decarboxylase family protein, translated as MSTPLIGPGALTATQHETGPDLPRSTRRMLAHVHDPGLPDVDALAAQALSAHARSDAAHAEAFPELARREAELVGFALDLVEAPEDAAGTVTGSGSESALLAVLAAREARPDVRHPTIVLPDTAHPSFLRAAQLLGVEPVVVPTDAAHRAQVGPMAHALDERTVLAVVSAPSAAHGVIDPVAWIGTAATAKRVPLHVDAGAGGWLLALGERLGRIIAPWTFTVAGVTTISLDLHTDAYAPRGASVLLFRDAATRRLTGFGSADGPGRPALTTTTGFSRPGGPVAAAARVVSGIGPDGYLHLAAQTLGAVEALVAGVPSVPGLSLAHEPEASLLLLRVDGDADVFTVAAELRSRGWYAECQPSWRGEPATLRLTVSAGTRAHVDELLDALRESVAAAEVTGAVRLPGRVVDHLRRLDPGHLEVHDVRTLLETLGIDPLGATVPLLDALVDAAPSRLRAALVARLADLRTAPVRG; from the coding sequence ATGAGCACGCCGTTGATCGGGCCGGGGGCCCTGACCGCGACGCAGCACGAGACCGGGCCGGACCTCCCGCGCTCCACGCGGCGGATGCTGGCCCACGTCCACGACCCGGGCCTCCCGGACGTCGACGCCCTGGCGGCCCAGGCGCTGTCCGCGCACGCCCGCAGCGACGCCGCGCACGCTGAGGCGTTCCCCGAGCTGGCGCGTCGGGAGGCCGAGCTGGTGGGCTTCGCGCTCGACCTGGTCGAGGCCCCTGAGGACGCCGCCGGCACGGTGACCGGCAGCGGCAGCGAGTCCGCCCTGCTCGCGGTCCTGGCCGCCCGTGAGGCACGCCCCGACGTGCGACACCCCACGATCGTGCTGCCCGACACCGCCCACCCGTCGTTCCTCCGGGCCGCCCAGCTGCTCGGCGTCGAGCCGGTCGTCGTGCCGACCGATGCCGCGCACCGCGCCCAGGTGGGGCCGATGGCCCACGCGCTGGACGAGCGGACCGTGCTCGCGGTGGTCTCCGCGCCGTCGGCGGCCCACGGCGTCATCGACCCGGTGGCCTGGATCGGCACCGCCGCCACGGCCAAGCGGGTCCCGCTGCACGTGGACGCCGGCGCCGGGGGCTGGCTGCTGGCCCTCGGCGAGCGGCTGGGGCGGATCATCGCGCCGTGGACCTTCACGGTCGCCGGGGTCACGACGATCTCCCTCGACCTGCACACCGACGCCTACGCACCGCGCGGCGCGTCGGTCCTGCTGTTCCGCGACGCCGCCACGCGGCGGCTCACCGGCTTCGGGAGCGCGGACGGCCCGGGACGACCGGCCCTCACCACCACGACGGGGTTCAGCCGACCGGGCGGGCCGGTCGCCGCCGCGGCCCGCGTGGTCTCCGGGATCGGCCCCGACGGGTACCTCCACCTCGCCGCGCAGACGCTGGGCGCCGTGGAGGCGCTGGTCGCCGGCGTACCCTCCGTCCCCGGCCTGTCCCTGGCCCACGAGCCCGAGGCCTCGCTGCTGCTGCTGCGCGTCGACGGCGACGCCGACGTGTTCACGGTGGCCGCCGAGCTCCGCTCGCGGGGGTGGTACGCCGAGTGCCAGCCGTCCTGGCGGGGCGAGCCGGCCACGCTGCGGCTCACCGTCAGCGCCGGCACGCGGGCCCACGTCGACGAGCTGCTCGACGCGCTGCGTGAGTCGGTCGCCGCGGCCGAGGTCACCGGCGCGGTGCGACTGCCCGGGCGCGTGGTGGACCACCTGCGCCGGCTGGACCCCGGCCACCTCGAGGTGCACGACGTGCGCACGCTGCTGGAGACCCTGGGGATCGATCCGCTGGGCGCGACCGTGCCCCTGCTCGACGCGCTGGTCGACGCCGCGCCGAGCCGGCTGCGCGCCGCCCTGGTGGCTCGGCTGGCCGACCTGCGCACGGCTCCGGTCCGTGGCTGA
- a CDS encoding class II aldolase/adducin family protein produces MSGREQLAAAARRVAAEGLVVGTGGNLSVREGADVLVTASGVDLSRCTADDVVAVAPDGTPRDPEAAAPTSELPLHLGVYADTDALAVVHVHAPWSTAIACVLDELPVAHYQQLLLGGPIRVAPYATFGTPELAAGVRSALEGRSAALMANHGAVAHGSSLEQALERALLLEWLSALHHRASALGPVRTLTEEQQHEVVLAALARHYGSPA; encoded by the coding sequence GTGAGCGGCCGCGAGCAGCTCGCCGCCGCCGCGCGCCGTGTCGCCGCCGAGGGGCTCGTCGTCGGCACCGGGGGCAACCTCTCGGTGCGCGAGGGTGCCGACGTGCTCGTGACCGCCTCGGGCGTGGACCTGTCCCGCTGCACCGCCGACGACGTCGTCGCCGTCGCCCCCGACGGCACGCCGCGGGACCCGGAAGCAGCGGCGCCCACGTCCGAGCTCCCGCTCCACCTCGGGGTGTACGCCGACACCGACGCCCTGGCCGTCGTGCACGTGCACGCGCCGTGGTCGACCGCGATCGCCTGCGTCCTCGACGAGCTGCCGGTCGCCCACTACCAGCAGCTGCTGCTCGGCGGCCCGATCCGGGTCGCGCCGTACGCCACGTTCGGCACCCCGGAGCTGGCCGCGGGCGTCCGGTCCGCGCTCGAGGGCCGCAGCGCGGCCCTGATGGCCAACCACGGGGCGGTCGCCCACGGCAGCAGCCTGGAGCAGGCACTCGAGCGGGCGCTGCTCCTGGAGTGGCTGTCCGCCCTGCACCACCGGGCCAGCGCACTGGGCCCGGTCCGCACGCTCACCGAGGAGCAGCAGCACGAGGTCGTCCTCGCTGCGCTCGCCCGCCACTACGGATCACCGGCATGA